TTCAAGAAGCAGGATTGCGTGCTTTACGTCCACCGGATCAGGGTTAAAAAAATTAGGGTTTGATTGCTAAAGGTAGCAAACATCACAGGAACCCGCATCATTTCTTAAACACTACCGAAACTACGGTTCCCTTGCGTGCGCTCAGCATTTCGGCTGCATTTCCGTCGCGCACAGAAATTTCGAGCATGCCGCTACTTCCGATCAGGGCCAGCGGCTCGCCTTCGGTTACGGAGCTGTAACAGTGCTCTACCGCATCCAGGATGGCAGAGCCGGCATAAATCTTGACGCCCGGATTCCCGTTTTCGGGCAGCAGGTTTTGCGGGATGTTGGTGATGAGGTTGCCGTAGGTATCGATGTGACTCACCCATCCCTGAACGCCTTCCTGATCCGCAATAGGTTCAGCCCAGCGGTAGTAAACAGGCTTCTCAACCACAGGACCGAAAGCTTCGGGCGGGGTGCCTGTGCTGAGGTAGGCTGCGGCCGGCGCGAAAATATCCCTGCCGTGAAAGGTGTTGGAAACAGGTTTCCGCATGAAATCCTGGTTCTGTATCTCCCGGGCACGCAGGTTTTTGCCGCTCGCGGTGAGCGGGAACAGTCCGTTATCCGGCCCTACAAAAAAATGCCCTTCGATTTCGCAAATCAAAGGGCGGCGGTCACTTCCGACACCGGGATCTACCACACAAAGATGAACTGTACCGGGCGGGAAGTCGAAAGCTGCATTCTTGAGTACCCATG
This genomic stretch from Cyclonatronum proteinivorum harbors:
- a CDS encoding SAM hydrolase/SAM-dependent halogenase family protein — translated: MRENPPLITLTTDFGYQDYYTAAMKAAILRINPQARMIDISHALPPQDIMAGAWVLKNAAFDFPPGTVHLCVVDPGVGSDRRPLICEIEGHFFVGPDNGLFPLTASGKNLRAREIQNQDFMRKPVSNTFHGRDIFAPAAAYLSTGTPPEAFGPVVEKPVYYRWAEPIADQEGVQGWVSHIDTYGNLITNIPQNLLPENGNPGVKIYAGSAILDAVEHCYSSVTEGEPLALIGSSGMLEISVRDGNAAEMLSARKGTVVSVVFKK